GCCAGCGCGGCGATTTTCTCACCGGCAAGATCGATGCGACCAGCGTGTCCTTCCAGGAGACCGAATCGGGCGGCGCGTTTTCCTGGCACACCGCGCCGATCCGCCAATTGGTGATCACGCTGAGCGGAACGCTCGATTTCCAGACGCGCGACGGACATCACTTCCTGATCCATCCCGGCAACATCCTGCTCGCCGAGGACACTGCGGGATCGGGGCACAGCTGGAAACTGACGGACGATTCGTCCTGGCGCCGCGCCTATGTGGTGCTGCGACCGGGAGCCGAGGTGCCGTTCCGCGCCAAGGCGCGGCAATCGGCGCGGGCCTGATCCGGCAATCCGAACAACAACATCCAACGAAGAGAAACGCCATGCAAGTGACTTCCGACCACGAAACCGACGTCGTGCTCATCGGTGCAGGCATTATGAGCTCCACACTCGGCGTCCTGCTCAAGGAGCTGGAGCCGTCGCTCACGATCCAGATGCTCGAGATGCTGGACGATTGCGCGCTGGAAAGCTCGGACTCCTGGAACAATGCGGGCACCGGGCACGCCGCAAATTGCGAGATGAACTACACGCCGCAACGCCCCGACGGCTCCGTCGACATCTCCAAGGCGCTGGAGGTCAATGTCGAGTTCGACCTGTCCCGGCAGTTCTGGTCCTACCTGATCGAGAAGGGCGCGATCGCCGATCCGCGGGCCTTCATCCATCCGGTGCCGCATATGAGCTTCGTGCATGGCGCAGAGAATGTCGCATTCCTGCGGAAGCGGTTCGCGGCGATGTCCTCCCATCATTGCTATGAGGGCATGGAGCATACCGAGGACCCCCGGCAGATCGCCGAATGGGCGCCGCTGGTGATGGACGGCCGCAGCGGCGATGAGCCGGTTGCCGCAACGCGCATCATTTCCGGTACCGACGTCGACTACGGCGCGCTGACTCATCTGCTGGTTGGTCACCTCGTCAGCCAGCCCGGCTGCGCCGTGCACTACAAGAGCTGCGTCACCAATCTCGTGCGCGAGCAGGGTGGCCGCTGGCGGATCGAGGTGCGCGACATCGAAAGCGGAGAGACGCGCTCGGTCCTCGCGAAGTTCGTCTTCATCGGCGCCGGCGGCGGTGCGCTGCCACTGCTGGAGAAATCAGGCATCCCGGAGGGACGCGGCTATGGCGGCTTTCCCGTCAGCGGGATCTGGCTGCGTTGCGACGACCCCGCGATCAACGAGCGCCACCACGCCAAGGTCTACGGCAAGGCCGCGGTCGGCTCGCCGCCGATGTCGGTGCCGCATCTGGACACGCGCGTGATCGGCGGCCGGCGCTCGCTGCTGT
This genomic stretch from Bradyrhizobium daqingense harbors:
- the mqo gene encoding malate dehydrogenase (quinone), encoding MQVTSDHETDVVLIGAGIMSSTLGVLLKELEPSLTIQMLEMLDDCALESSDSWNNAGTGHAANCEMNYTPQRPDGSVDISKALEVNVEFDLSRQFWSYLIEKGAIADPRAFIHPVPHMSFVHGAENVAFLRKRFAAMSSHHCYEGMEHTEDPRQIAEWAPLVMDGRSGDEPVAATRIISGTDVDYGALTHLLVGHLVSQPGCAVHYKSCVTNLVREQGGRWRIEVRDIESGETRSVLAKFVFIGAGGGALPLLEKSGIPEGRGYGGFPVSGIWLRCDDPAINERHHAKVYGKAAVGSPPMSVPHLDTRVIGGRRSLLFGPYAGFSSKFLKHGSLLDLFESIRPANVEPLLSVARDNFDLTEYLVGQVLQSENHRLAALDEYFPKADPKDWRLQVAGQRVQIIKPDVKRGGLLEFGTELVGAEDHSLVALLGASPGASTAAFIAISVLEKCFAGELTASAWLPKLKKIVPSYGASLIDDAEFCRQIRSATAAVLEIADIQHPAERTPLAVKRA